In Egibacteraceae bacterium, the DNA window GGCCGCCCGTTCACGCTCGAGATCACCGGGCCGCCCGCCGGCTGACCCGCCCGACCCCGGCTCCCGCGCCCACCCAACCGGGGGCGCGTACCCTGGCCGCATGGTGCAGTTCCGGGAGCTCATGAGGGGACCGAACGCCCTCGCGCGGATCGTGCAGGGCGCGCTCGAGGCCGAGGGCCTGCGGGCGACGGTGGACCGGGAGGCGCGCAGCCCGTTCGGCCTCGACTCGGGATGGTTCGCGACGCGCGTGCTCGTGGCCGAGAGCGACCTCGAGCGGGCGCGCGAGGTGCTCGCCGAGATCGAAGCGTCCGACGTCTGAGGGGGCCGAAACG includes these proteins:
- a CDS encoding DUF2007 domain-containing protein is translated as MVQFRELMRGPNALARIVQGALEAEGLRATVDREARSPFGLDSGWFATRVLVAESDLERAREVLAEIEASDV